From the Oryctolagus cuniculus chromosome 17, mOryCun1.1, whole genome shotgun sequence genome, the window CTGATAGAGGTCCCAGAGGCAAAACAGGATGATGTTAGTTTTACTAGGGTTAAGCCAGATAGAAACTCAGAGAAGGAGCCCCTGAGTCTAATGCTGAGGGTACATTTCAGctgagtcttttaaaaattacttatttgagccagcgccgtggctcactaggttaatcctccgcctgcagtgctggcaccccgggttctagtcccggtcggggtgccggattctgtcccggttgcccctcttccagtccagctctctgctgtggcctgggaaggcagtggaggatggcccaagtgcttgggtgcctgcacccacatgggagaccaggaggaagcacctggcttttggctttggatcagcgcagtgcaccagccttggcagccatttgggggatgaaccaacggaaggaagacctttctctctgtctctctctctctcactaactctgcctgtcaaaaaaaaaaattatttatttgagaggagagagagactgacagatggTTGGAGATGAGGTGAGGGTGGGTGTGTGctactatccactggttcactccccaaacgtctaCAGTGGCtgatgctgaagctgggagccaggtgctcagtcagggttcctgccacccacttggaggacccaattacttgagctatcactgctgtctcccaaatctgcatttgcaggaagttggagtcagtgACTAGaaatgcatattctttttttatttgaaggtcaaagttagagattgattgatcttccatctcctagttcacagcccatatggccacagtggccagggctgggccaggccaaagctaagagccaggagcttccttctggtctgccacatggtggaggggcccaagtacttggaccatctgctgcttttcccaggccattaggaagctggatcagaagtggagcagctgggtcttgaaccagtgcccatgtgggatgtcagcattgcgggtggtagctttacctgctgtgccacaacactggctacTAGGGGTGAGtgttgaacccagatactccagtgtgggacagggACATCCCAGTTGGCATCctgaccactaggccaaatgcctacctctgaGCTGAGCCTAGGCTAGCATGGTGGTGAGAGGTAGGGAGGTTGTGTCCGACTGGGAGAGTGGTGTCGCTGAAACTCTGAAAACGCATGTGGTGTGTTAGGAACGACGAAGGCTGGTCTCGCTTGCAAATTCTAAGCACCTCAGATTGTTCCTGACACCCGGTACACTCTTCAATATCAGATCAGTCAGTGGGGTATGAAGTCTAAGGTGGAGGGCAAGATGGATCTGAAGCTGCTGGGGTGTCAGCAGTAACCACACCTGCAGTTTATTGCTTAGTTACAGCATGCCAGGCACATATGCCGAGCGTATGTTAACTTAGGTAATCCTCACGAGAGCCCCAGGAGATGGATAATAGGATATCCCTATTTTTTTGAGGAAAGtgaagttcagagaggttaaataatttgcaCCAGGCCTAACAGCAGGTAAGtgtcagagctgggatttgagacAACTTCCAGGTCTTCTCAGCCACTGTGCTGTATTGCCTTTCTGAAGACTGTGAGAGTGACAATGTGGTTGTACCTGCTTTGCAAATAGGCAGCACTGATGGGGATGCAGAGTGTAGATTTGAGGGAGAAGAGCTGAGCAGGGTGGGGTAAGCCAGAGGTGCTTACCTTGGGGCCACTAAGGAAGCCACATCAGTATTGGCACAtgcctcccccccctccccccgcaccgCCATGTGACCACCACATTGTCTCACCTTGAAAAGGGAACTCTAGGCTTGGAGAGGTGTCCCCATCATACTGAAAACCAGATTAAAGGGTCCTGTTGAAGAGGGCAGGCCATCTATTCCACTAGCACAAACCTGGCTACACAGAGGCACCTGATGCAACATGAATAAGTAAACGAGAAGAAAtgagatcttctctctctctctctttttttttttttaaattagatttatttatttgagaggcagaggcagagagatagagggcttccatcctctgggttactccccaaatggctgcaacagccggagctgggcccatctgaagccaggagcttcttctgggtctcccacgtgagtgcaggggcccaaggacttgggccatcttccactgcactcccaggccatagaagagaactggattggaagtagagcagctgggactcaaaccagcacccaaatgggatgccagcactgcaggtggcagccttacctgctataccacagtgccagccctggaataAGATCTTCTCAAAGGGCCCCAAACTCCGTGGCTGTCTGAATTCTCAcgccttcttttccttttctttcgtTCTCTTTTTAAAGCATCAGCatctgttgtgttttgtttttattaaccACTGTGAACAGTAGCAGCCATTCCAGTGTGTCTTATGCGCCAGCCCTGTGTAAGCTCTCAGATCATCTCATGCAATACCTGGAACCCCATGTAGGTGGGCCTTAGGGACAGGCAAGCTTAGGGTCTGAGAGGCTGAGTAATTTGCAGAAGTTGTCCAGCTAGCAAGGAGTAGAACTGGTTTGTGTGATTCCAGAGCCCACTTCTTCCCCAGCCCTCACTTCCTTTCCATCAAAACCCGCCATGGATACCCCGACATAGAGGCACAGCTTCAGGATGGCCCTTTGCTGTGTCTGGGGCAGTTACTTCCTGCCATGACTTGCACTTCATGGGGCGATTTCTGGGGCTCTGTGTGTGGTAGCCCAGCCTTGCTTCCACTGCACATCCCCAGTTCTTTCACGGTTAACTGAAGCATCTATACCTGCTAACCTCCATCCTGCTGCCACCCAGAAGGCTctgttgagttcctgctgctgcagTCCCACCTCCCGTGGAAGTGGCTGGCTGTCAGGTGGGCCGCTGGCACTTAGTGGGTGCTTCCCGTGCTTTTGGCTCTCAAGGTGATGTGTCTGAgatctttgtttttaatcataatatttcacattttttctttccaGGCCGATCAGCAGGAACCAGCTGGGGGTGGTAGCAAATCTTCCTTTAATTTCCACCGGGATGGATTTTAGTTCACTTACAATGGTGTTGAATTTGTATGTGTGCCCTGAAGCTTTTAAATATCAAGCTCATTTGATAATTGCTGGAAATCAGTTTGAACTCCTCAATGTGCTCAGTGAGTTGGACTCTTGAATCCTGTGGTCCCTGTGGCCCAGTAATGGGGATCAAAGTCCAGAGATTAAAATGGGGTGAGTTCTGCAACCCCATATTCcccatttcttcctttaaaaaaaaaatccaccagggctggcgctgtggtgtaatgagtaaagccaccgtctgcagtgccggcatcttgtatgggctgcagttcgtgtcccggcttctccacttctgatctggctccctgctaatgcgtctgggaaagtaGCTGCGATGActcctccacccacgtgggagagaggaagttcctggctcctggcttcggatcagcccagctccggccattgcagccatgaagggagtgaaccggctgatggaagatctcgtgctctctctccatctctttctgtgtaactctgactttcaaataaataaatcttaaaaagaaaaaaaaaaactgattattttattttccttcctgaGGATTGGTTGgaaggagtttttaaaattttcctttcaaGAGGAAGATGACAGTACTGAGTGATGGAAGCCCTGGCCCACTACTCTCTCAGCCACACAGGTCGACTCGTGGTCAGCTTCACCTTCCTTGGCTGTCCCCTGATCCCCCTCATTCCTTCTGCTTTGTCCTGTACCAGgtgaatatgatttttatttttaagaatatgtttcctctgcttttttttttccctgtggtggtggtggtggggatttgtttatttgaaaggcagagagagggagaggccttccatctgctggttcactcccagctggctgcaatggccagggtgggtcagggcgaagccaggagcctggaactccatctgggtctcccacatgggtgcaggggctcaagcacttatgccatcttccactgttttcccaggcacattagcagggaactggattgaaagtgaagtggctgggactcaatcccagcaggagttgcaggcagtggcttaacctgctaggccataaaacctgtttctctctttttttatttttaaagatttatttatttgaaaggcagagtgacaaaaggggtagggggagagatcttccatctcctagttcactgctcagatggccacaatgatcaggccaaagctaagagccaggagcttcctcctggtctcccacgtggtgcaggggcccaagcacgtggaccatcttcactgctttcccaggagcgttagcagggagctggatcagaagtggagcagctgggactggaactggctctcatattggatgctggcatcacaggtggcagcttaacctactgcacctcaacaccagccccaagctgctgctcctctcctttcttttcggAGTCGCCTGTTAGGACGCCTGTAAGTTCCTGGTACAGAGTGAGATGAGCAGCGTGACTGTCACAGCCAAGTCTGACGCCTGTTGGCTTTCCAGGGCTGTTCTTTGCCAGACCCCCTAGGCCATTGCTTTTGTGGTGGATTCTTCCACGTGTCCTGTAGGTTGGAGCTGCGGCAAGAAGCGAATGTGTGTGGTTGGGTGTTTGTGTGTGATCTACCCGCACTGAATACATActaccactgcttttcccaaggaaGGTAGCTCTGAGTAAGTCTTGAGCAGCAGGTCGGAAGCCAGGCAGAACTGgcagcctccgcctgtgacgtTTCTTGAGTTTCTTATAGGTGAGAAGTGAGAGGAGAAATCTTTGCTCTGGGGAGATGCATGatgagctgctgtctgcagtataAGAAAACAGACTTCCTGGCTGCTTTGCAAACCCGGCCAGGCAGCCAGCGGCCTGGTAGAGGACTTAAGGGTTGAATGCTTCTTGGGCTCCCCTGCGGGGCAGCGAGGGCCTCGGCCTTCAGAAGCCTGGGCCTAGGGAAGCTTCTGCCTGGCCGTCCTCGTTTCTTCCCTGCCCTCATTGCCCCTTCCTTTCCCAGAAGTGCTGCCATCCTGCGAGTGGAAGGGGAGTGTCGGaaagcccctgcctccccccatgGGGCACTGGTTATGCTCTGCACCCGATGGTGTTGGTTTACCGCGGGCTGTGTTGTCCATGCCCCTTGCTCGCGACCCAGAGTGTGCCCAGGATATGCTGCAGGGGCTCTGGACCCGAGGGTTcctgtctcttccctccctcaAGGCCAAGTCTAAGGAGAAGTTGAGAGAGTTACTTCCCTTCTCCCTGTCCTTCAAGTGTTTCCTTAGTTTTCCATGCACCCAGTGTCCCACCTTTAAAAGTAGTGGTGGGAGGCCAAGTAGGGAAGACATTgtgccttggccactgtgggcctGGATGCCTTCCACAGCCACATCTGTCGCAGAGCATGGGCCCCCTTGCCTGCGGGGTCTCCTGGGCTCGGGGCTGCGGGAGGGATGGCAGTGAGCTCTGTTGGCCTTCAGCCCCGTGCCAGGCAGTGGTGTTGGCCAGTCCAGAAGATAGTCGCAGGAACACAGTGCCCTCCAAGTCTGCTGCGGTGGGAGGGGTGCCATGGAAGAGGGCAGCTTCCCTTTGGAAGAGTTGTTTCCAAGGAAGCTCGCAGAAAAAAGCCGAGTGTGATCTGCAGGCTCTCTCTGAGTCTCCAGAGGGACCTCAGAATCCAGCAGGGAAGCCCTTTGTcttcctccccatctctgtcATTTTATCGCAAATCTTGACACAGCCGTTAATTAACACTCCTGgctgtcctgggaggcaggcaagTGGGAGCATCGCCCCTTAGGGAGGCGGAGGGTGGAAGAGCCGAggaagcctggggagggggacacAGAACGCGGGAACTCTCAGGCTGTGCCCCCAGACCCTCACTCGGACTTCCTGCTCGCTTGATTACCGTGGGAAGCTCTCCAGTGTCCCTCGGTGTCCTTGGTTCCCAGTAGCAAAAACGAACTGAGGCCACAGTGTTTGGTCCTGTGGGGTGAGTGGTGGGAGGTCTGGAGGAAATCATAAACCTCACTGGCACTGCAAATTTGAGATGCAAGAGTTTGGTTATGACATTGATATCATTCATtcacttgcttttaaaaaaataaaaaaattctgatcTATTTCTGGGCAAGATGCTGCAAAGGGAATCCCTTTTCCCTAAGGAGCTGGCCAGCCACTAGGGATCCTGCCTGTTGGGAGATGGATCCTTTGTATCCTGTGTGCAATCCCGGCTGcatctgcaggctgtggcttcgaGGGTGGGAGGGCTCGGATGAGAAGTCTGGAGGAGATGGTGGGCACGGTGAGTCTTTGAGAGGCCGGCTTCTCCTCCTTGAACCACTCTCTCCTTGGCGCACTCGGGAGAGGCAGGTTCTTGGGCGTCCACTCCCTGGGCTGtaggctgcacctcttccagccTGCCTTCTGTAGGCTTGCCTGGGAACGGGGAGGACCCCAGCTGGCGGAGTGTCTAGAGGGGGCCTGGGCTAACTGCTGACAGTGCTGAGTGGATGCTGACCCCTAGCTCTGCAAAAGCAGCAGGGCTGGAGCCACGGGTCTCATTTGTTCGGCATCTGGACTGCAGTACAGGTGAGCATTTCttatcccaagtacttgagatcaGAAGTATTTCAGAGTTTTTTGGATTCTGGAGTATTTGCATAGACTTTATTGGTTTGGATATCCCTAACCCAAAAACCTGAAATGCTACAAAATCTGAAACTTCTCGAGTGTCATTTTGGTACCCAAAACACTTTAGATTTCAGATTTAGGTGTTTGGTTTAGGGTTGGTTAATCTGTACTAGAAATAGCGGAGGAGGTTGTTTTATCTTGCAAGCATTACCCTGTCTCTCTGCAGGAGTGCCTGCTCCCCGTGCTAATGGCACTCTCCTTCTCTTGGCCCTGCAGGGTGCTGAGTCCCAGCCCTAGACCTCTGCTGGAGGGTCCTTCCTCTGAAGACATCGCCAGTGTGTGGAGcctgccccacacccaccccctgCCAAACCACGGCCTTTACCTGTGTCTTCCGGTGTTTCCCGTGCGACCCGTCCTGTGGGAGTGCCTCGTGGGCTGCCCCAGAGTTCACCCCACACTCGGCAGCGCCAATGGTGAAGATGACAAGATCCAAGACTTTCCAGGCGTATCTGCCCTCCTGCCACCGGACCTACAGCTGCATCCACTGCAGGGCTCACCTGGCCAATCACGATGAACTCATTTCCAAGGTACGCGTCCCCTGCAGGCCTCCCTGTCTGCCCTTGGGGGAGGGTCCTCGCTGCTCCCGAGGCTCTAGAGGTTTGCCAGCTCCCCCAGAGAGATGGGGGTATCTGGATGCTGTCATTTGGACAACGAAGGCTGATCCACATACCTGTCTCCCTCAACCAAGGAATAACCCCCACTGGGAGGGACAGGGTGGCCGTTGAATTTGTTATTTTGGAAATGAGATGTCATCGCCGTCAGAGGCTTTGGGAGCTGGAGGCGGTGAAGAGTGCTGCCTGCTTGAACAGTAAACTGTGGGCTGGGGGTCTTGGAAGAAGGGGTTATTAGCTGAGACGAGAGGGCTCCAGGAAAGCTGGGAGATGTGGGTGGCCTCTGGGGAGAACCAGAGGCGGTCCTTTGGGTGGGGGCTTAGGGTAACGTGGAGGGTGGCACCGACCGACAGTTAGAAGAAAGGATAGAGCCCCGTTCTCCCTGAGGAGCCTTGGCAGTTAAGTAGGGCTGGGGGTCATTAATAATAAGCCCACTCCCCTGCTGTACAGCCCAGGAAGCAGGTCCTCCAGGCACCATTCCCAGGGGTGCCACTGCCCTGTGGGGCCCATGATCCCCAGGGGAGAAGCAGGTTTTATCAGGCTGCCTGACAAAGAGATCACAGGAGACTCTGTCCTTAAAAAGCATCTTGCCCCAGAATCCGAACTTTGTGCCATTAAAATCAAACAAACTTTAGGCAGACCCGAACCAAgtttagaaaaagagagaaaaccagCATTCCTGATGTTTTCACAAGAACTGCCAGGAAAACAGACGCTGCCATCCTTACCTGGTTTGGCAGCCCCAGCCAGAGAGGGATGAAGGGGCCAGTCAAGGGTCATGGCAGCCCCATGCGGCCGGCTGAATGGACGCAGGGCAGACAGCTGCGGTTATGGTAGAGGAAGTTCTCAGACCAGGCCTGAGGCCTGAACCCTTGGTCCTGGGGTCTGGAGTTGCCCCCGAGCTCGCAGCCTGTAGTCCTTGGGGTTCTGTCCGCTGAGGTCAGGCTGGGTCTCACTTCCCTTCTCCGTTTCTGCTCGTGGGTGTCTTTCACGCTGTTGACACATCAGCCAGCCTTTAGCTTCCTTCTCTGTTCACTACTCTATCTGGTCTAGGACTCCCTTTGAATTTTGGAGACTCCTCTTGGATCTGGAAGTGTGGATGTGTGGAGCTGGGAGCTATTGTTGATTTGGAAATCTCCAGAGAAAAGTAATGGCTTGGGGAAGCCAGCGTTGTTAAAATTGTCATAGATACCAAGAAGTTAaaacaagatttttattttttttatttttttcttttcttttcttttttttttttcttttctttttttttttttgacaggcagagtggacagtgagagagagagacagagagaaaggtcttcctttttccgttggttcacccttcaatggccgctgcggccggcgcaccgcgctgatccgaagccaggagccaggtgtttctcctggtctccttgcgggtgcagggcccaagcacttgggccatcctccactgcactccctggccacagcagagagctggactggaagaggggcaaccgggacagaatccagcactccaaccgggactagaacccggcgtaccggtgccgcaggtggaggattagcctattgagccacggtgctggctcaacagggtttttttaaaaaagatttatttgtttgaaaggcagagttacagagacgaagaggtacagaaacagattttctattcgctagtttattccccaaatggctacaacatctggagctgggctgatccaaagccaggaacctggaacttcttctaggtctcccatgttggtgcaggggcccaaggacttgggccatcttccactgctttcccaggccatagcagagagctggatgggaatggaacagctgggacttgaaccagcacctatgttggatgccatcactgcaggtagtggctttacccgctatgtcacagtgccagcgcTTAAAGCaggactttttaaagaaattatttggggccggcgccgcggctcactaggctaatcctccgcctagcggcgctggcacaccgggttctagtcccagttggggcaccgggttctgtcccggttgccctcttccaggctagctctctgctgtggccagggagtgcagtggaggatggcccaagtgcttgggccctgcaccccatgggagatcaggaaaagcacctggctcctggctcctgccatcggatcagcgcggtgtgccggccgcagcgcgctggccgcagcgcgccggccgcggcagccattggagggtgaacaaacggcaaaggaagacctttctctctgtctgtctctctcactgtccactctgcctgtcaaaaaaaaaaaatatttgaaaggtagagagagacaggtacatatgtgtgtatgtgtgtgtgca encodes:
- the YPEL2 gene encoding protein yippee-like 2 isoform X1, translated to MRSGGRGSGGDCGFKGAPAARALAGPSSAAAHSSEAEPGAGRTGPPAARVLSPSPRPLLEGPSSEDIASVWSLPHTHPLPNHGLYLCLPVFPVRPVLWECLVGCPRVHPTLGSANGEDDKIQDFPGVSALLPPDLQLHPLQGSPGQSR